Below is a window of Methanosarcinales archaeon DNA.
AGGCTACAAGATACTTTTTTATTGATCTTGCAAGAATAGTGTATATACGAACGCATATTCATCCCGATTTCGACCTGGAATGAGATAATGGGAGAAGATGATTATGGCAGTTTCTTTGCAATGGCATCCAGTATGGATACAATACAAGCGACTTCTGATGACCTGGATCAGAAACTTGGCCGCCATTTCGGAGTCCCATCAAGGGATATGGATGATGATGATTCCAAACCCTATTCAATCTTCAACCAGGCTGACATCCTTGAGATGACTGACCAAATGGCTGGAGCTTTGACTGCATTACTCACATCTGTTGCACTGATAGCATTGATCGTGGGCTCAATCGGTATCATGAATATCATGCTGGTATCAGTAACTGAGCGCACACATGAGATTGGGATTCTGAAGTCGCTGGGTTTCACCAATTCTAATGTCCTGTTGCTGTTCATTGTTGAGTCAGTGGTCTTGAGTGTAATAGGCGGGCTGCTGGGTATTGGATTTGGAGTACTTGGTGCATATGGTGCACAGAGTTTAATGGAGCTGCCATCTGTATTTCCTATTGAATTGATCTTTGTGGGCTTTGCCGTTTCTGTCATTGTAGGTCTGATCGCAGGTATATATCCTGCAAACAAAGCAGCAAGGATGAACACTGTGGATGCTTTGCGGCATGAGTAAGTCAGAAAAAAAGCAGGAGTGAATCTAATGATAAACTTTATACAGTCTCTGCGTATCGCAATGGGAAGCATAAAAAGTGCCAAAATGAGGTCCATCCTAACTACTCTGGGTATTGTAATCGGTGTGGCCGCAGTAATCGCAAATGTATCACTGGGAGCCAGTTTCAACCAGTATTTTGCAGACTTATCTTTGAATGCAGGCACTAATTATATCGTAGTAGTTGGAAAGGAACCAAACCTTTTCCATGACAATGAAATGAAACTGATCGATAATACTCCTGGTATAGTGAGCATTACACCTTTTAAGGAAAAATCTGCCGAAGTTACCTACTATTCCACGTCCAAACATATTGGTGTTCGTGGAGTTACTGAAGATATGGAAGAAATAGCAAATATTGAACTGGAAGATGGAGCTTTCCTGGATGATAAGGACAAGTATGTAACTGTCATCGGCCATGAAATAGCGTATGATAAATTTGACAGGAAGATTTTCACCCAAAATTCTATTGATATTACATTTCGTACAAAAGAGGGCAATATTATTACAAAGAAGTTTATGGTCAAGGGGATAATTGAAAAATCAAAAGAATCGTTTTTTCCATCCGGGATTGGAGATGATGTAATCTTAATTCCAGTGACAACATTAAATGAGATACTGGGAGAGAATGATTATGGAGCTTTCCTTGCCATGTCATCCAGCCTGGATACTATAAAGGAAACAGATGAGGAAGTTGATAAAAGGTTGGCCCGTCATTTTGGTGTCCCTACACGTGATATGGAAAATGAGGATGCAAAGCCATATTTCATGAATAACCAGGCAGAGGATCTGGAGAGCTTGGGCCAATTATCTGATGCACTGGCAGCACTGCTCACTGCTGTTTCTTTGATCGCATTAATCGCAGGCTCAATAGGTATCATGAACATCATGCTGGTAACAGTAACCGAACGTACCCGCGAGATAGGTATTTTAAAGTCACTGGGTTTCACCAATTGGAATGTCCTGTTCCTATTCATTGTGGAATCTATAGTCTTGAGTGTGTTCGGCGGACTGCTGGGTATCGGATTGGGTGTACTGGGTGCATATGGTGCACAGAGTTTAATGGCACTGCCATCCGTATTCCCGGTCGAACTTATCATAATAGGATTTGCCATTTCTGTCATCGTAGGACTGATCGCTGGCGTATATCCTGCTAACAAAGCTGCAAAGATGAACACTGTTGATGCATTGAGGCATTAGTGAGAACATCAGGATATGGCACAATTGATATTGAAATTGGGACTCGCCCTCTTTATGGGGGGCGTAGTGGCCTACGTCGCAGGATATCTCTCCCAGGAGCAGATAACGCCAATCGCAGCTATGGCCCTTCTTTTCGTAGGTGCCGGTTCAAGTAAAAAAAATAAAAATAAGAAAATTTTGAGATAATCTGATCGAAATCAGCAGATCATAAGGGGTGAGATATATGAAAAATCAGTACAATGTATTGGGATGTTTGAGCTTGATGTGTGGGATATTAAGCATCCTGCCGGCATTAATGTTCATATTTGGTTTCAGTATTGGTGCTCTTGGGTCTGTTTATTTTGCCATTCCAATGGGAATTGTCGGAATTGTATTATCAAGATTCCAGTCAAGATATGCAGATAATCAAATTTCCGAGGCCGGACTTATCACCAGTATTATGGGAATCTGCCTGAACGTGATAATTTTTGTAATGTTTGTGAACTTATTCCATTAAGGCAATATCAGAACTATGGGGTCAAATTCAGTTTCCAGCAATATCATACAGTCTTTATTGTAAACCCGTCGAACATCTTTCGTAAAATAACGTCCTGAATTGAGCCAAAACCAGGAGTTGCAATTGTGCTTCCAGTGAGGTCATCGATGGATCGTATTTCAGAATCCGCGCTTACCACAAGGGAAGTGCCTCCCGAATTCAAACCACTGATAACAAAGACCTTTCCATTATCATTCACCCTGTACATTAATAGCGGGGTCATTCCAAAGGTTGCCACATCCACTTCATGTTGACTTAACGCATTAGTTATTGTCACCCCGTTCCTGAATTTCAGGAAATGGATATTTCTGTCAGGGATCAGGCCTATCTGTTCAAAATAACCTTCTTTTATTGCCACATATACAGCCAGATTATGAAGATCGCCTTCTATAACCCCTAATCTGAGGTTTCCGTCAACAACGTCCGGGACCCAGTCCGGATCCTCGTCCAATTTTGTTTTGATCTCAATGTAATATTCTGCGATGATCAGGTCTGCCAGAAGCTCGTCCACATTTTGATAACCCACGGAAGTGGGACTATTTTTCAAACTCCCGGTCTTACTCAGTATCTCAAATTCCTGTTTTGTCTCATTCAGGTCAGGTAATTCCAAATATTGAGTATTGTTGATGGCGATCGACACAGCTGTTTTGTTAATCCCGGTAAATTCAGAGCCGTAATTTTCAATCCAGTCCCTGTTTGCCGGATCATTGATGAACCTGGTACTTTTTATTTGCACCCATAATAGGCCATTAATCATATCCTCATCAATATTTTCAGACACTGCCAACACGCAGCAGGGATGATCTTCCCAGATGTCCATAGAATGTACCAGATATTTACCATACCCTTCTGATACGGCTTTTGCCGGAAAAGGTTCCCATGAAATAAATCCTGCAATGGATCCATCCTTTAGACTTATCTCCATCTCTTCAGGTGTC
It encodes the following:
- a CDS encoding FtsX-like permease family protein codes for the protein MYERIFIPISTWNEIMGEDDYGSFFAMASSMDTIQATSDDLDQKLGRHFGVPSRDMDDDDSKPYSIFNQADILEMTDQMAGALTALLTSVALIALIVGSIGIMNIMLVSVTERTHEIGILKSLGFTNSNVLLLFIVESVVLSVIGGLLGIGFGVLGAYGAQSLMELPSVFPIELIFVGFAVSVIVGLIAGIYPANKAARMNTVDALRHE
- a CDS encoding ABC transporter permease → MINFIQSLRIAMGSIKSAKMRSILTTLGIVIGVAAVIANVSLGASFNQYFADLSLNAGTNYIVVVGKEPNLFHDNEMKLIDNTPGIVSITPFKEKSAEVTYYSTSKHIGVRGVTEDMEEIANIELEDGAFLDDKDKYVTVIGHEIAYDKFDRKIFTQNSIDITFRTKEGNIITKKFMVKGIIEKSKESFFPSGIGDDVILIPVTTLNEILGENDYGAFLAMSSSLDTIKETDEEVDKRLARHFGVPTRDMENEDAKPYFMNNQAEDLESLGQLSDALAALLTAVSLIALIAGSIGIMNIMLVTVTERTREIGILKSLGFTNWNVLFLFIVESIVLSVFGGLLGIGLGVLGAYGAQSLMALPSVFPVELIIIGFAISVIVGLIAGVYPANKAAKMNTVDALRH
- a CDS encoding ABC transporter substrate-binding protein; translation: MKIDINIIIVIIIIFILSLAAITLFQKPNIERSIYVVSMTPEEMEISLKDGSIAGFISWEPFPAKAVSEGYGKYLVHSMDIWEDHPCCVLAVSENIDEDMINGLLWVQIKSTRFINDPANRDWIENYGSEFTGINKTAVSIAINNTQYLELPDLNETKQEFEILSKTGSLKNSPTSVGYQNVDELLADLIIAEYYIEIKTKLDEDPDWVPDVVDGNLRLGVIEGDLHNLAVYVAIKEGYFEQIGLIPDRNIHFLKFRNGVTITNALSQHEVDVATFGMTPLLMYRVNDNGKVFVISGLNSGGTSLVVSADSEIRSIDDLTGSTIATPGFGSIQDVILRKMFDGFTIKTV